The Theobroma cacao cultivar B97-61/B2 chromosome 1, Criollo_cocoa_genome_V2, whole genome shotgun sequence genome contains the following window.
TGCACTTATCTTTTGAATACTTTATACAGTTGCAACAATGATGATGGGTGCACAGAGCAGCCGATGAAAGAGAGAAGGGATGGTTTGCTTTAATTATGTGAAGGAGAGGTGCACCAATGATGAGAAAATGACTAAATCAATCGGCGCAACTGAGCCACATCATTAAATCACTCCTAATCTTTATTCTCTGTGCAGCCCACCTGGCCTGCATTCAGTTGATGGAATTGAGATAGGAAAAATGGCAACCAACAAAACTACTGGAGACTCTACACCCTCGTTGGATTTGCAAACTTGTAGTTCAAATGCAAGTCTTATCTTAAAGTTTCACAATGTCTTAAATTTTATGATCACCTAAAAATTGAAGCACAGGATGAGAAAATTTCAAATGGAAAGTAATGCTTGTGCAGAATGCAGATGATGCaagcataaataaaaatataaataaataaactacTCACACTTCAAGCATCCAGCTCCATTTGCAAATCCATCACCGACAAACCCATCCTGACAAGAGCACCTGACTCCTGCTTCAACTGTCGTGGCATTGACAACATCTGCATTGCTAGCACAAACTCCTCCAGATGTATTTCTAGGAATTGCCCACTCCAGCTTAACCCCGCGCTCCCCTGTGTTGGTTCCACGGGGAACCACCCACGACGAAAATCCTCTGCATCCAAACTTGGAAAAACTCGAAAACCCATCTCCATAATGCCAAATGGTATGATCAGAAAGCGAATAACAGCATGCCAGGGATCCACCACTGTTGCCATCACAACCAGGCAAGTCGGTTGTTTCACAATCTGCTTTACACAAAGAAGAGTCTTCACAATCATATAAACCTATAACATTGTCGCCGGAAATACCAAAGTAGTCATTTCCTGCAAAACCAAAAGCATTCAAGTCGTTGTACTGACGACAGGTGGAGCTTCCAGGAAAGTCTACCAGTATACCATCAGGGAAGAACTCGAGTATTCCGTAGCTTTCAATGCCAATGTGGAGGTAAAGGGTAGTGGAATTCAAGCAAGAAAGATGGAAAGCATTGGAAACTGAGGCACAAGAAGTGTTCAAATGAAATGGAAATGGTATGTGTAAATTGCCACATTTGTCATTGCACTGGTTTGGAAGCAAAAAGGATTGCGTTTGCTGACGCTGTTGCAAAGAGATTCCTGGCTGATTAAGAGATAAGAGAGTAAATGAAGATAAAAGTAGAGCTAACATTGCCTTGTGAACTTGTTGACTTGCTTGGTTCAGAGAAAATATTTGGAAACTAAAAGGCCTTTAAAGAAACACAAAGAGAAAGGCAGAATCACGCTCATGGCTAGCTCAAAAGTGTCTGAAATACTAAAAACACTACGTATAAAAAAGATGGGCCAATCATGTTCAGCCATTTCAAACACGACCCCACAAAGAGTAGGACCGAAATAGCCACGTGTCAAGATCAAGGGCTCATATGAGGAACAAAAAGGATGGTGGAGTGATGCGTGGGAGTGTGGCCACGGGAGTTGGGGAAGTGAAGAAGATTGGTCTGTGGAATGGGCTACAATTTGTACCTCATGGGACAGCGTGCATTTACGTGAGGGTGGGGAGTATTTCGATTTTCGATTCAACTAAACAGCCTTAAACTATCTCATCTCTTTCAATAAAATAGTTTGATTTATCTCTTTGCTGTCCTTAATCTCTTCCTTTTATAGTTTATAGTAAACGCAATTTGcatggttttgatttttgaagctttggTAGCTGCAAATCAGAAATGCAAGTCTAATTTTTATGCGTAATTTGGTTTCAGAATTACGGAATGTCAGATCTAAATGCAAAAGATTTTCCAACCCCCAAAGCCACGCGCTTCCGTGTAAATGTTACTCGCTTCTCCGCTGGATTCTCCTATGACAGCTGTGCTTTCATTCACTGTTGGGATTGGGGATCTCTCTAATCTTGTATCCAAACGGGAGGTGATTGTCCCAATTCTGTGTGTGTGCAGTGGTGCTGTTCTGGGTTCCGCTGCAGCCTTGAGTTGGGATGCTAATCTCCATTGCGGTTACGTGGCGAAATCTTGTAGGTTCTGAATAAAAGAATGTTCCCCACTAACAAGTCAGCTTTGTGGGGCCCAACATAtcctttaaattttatataattttttgacATTAcgttcaaataattttttaaaaattttaaataaattttattacgtttaattaaattatatatatattttttttattaaataagtTTGCATAACTAATTATCAATTAATTACAATTAATCAAACTatacttgttattttatacaCATGAAACTGATATATGtaagatgaaaaatattatatgatcgtgttattatatcaaattaatatgttatgttatcattaattatgatatgtcaaTATGTTATATTATAAAGCATATTACGTCAGTGtcacaaaagaaaatgacaaatgatattttgattaagtcaattattagttataaatatttttttcataattgagAGAAGAGAGATTTAAACTCTGCTCTTTAGTTAGGGGTTCATACATCAACTAATGAGTTAAATgctaaaatgtaattataaatatttatttgatttaaaataaaaatataaaaatttatttagcttaaaataaaaatataagagtttgattgaatataataaaagtataaagatttatttaaattttttaaataatttaaaaacttttttgaatattatgcctaattcttttattcagtgttcttttttattttttaagtaaaaatatgtttataattaaaaatgtttaataacaaaaagagAGAGTTTATTCATAACATCCTAACATCATACTTGAACTTTCTAATTGATATACAAATAATGAGGGATAAAATCTTAGCTTACgagtaataaattaattaatagtagtattttataaagtaaaatatcaaaatatttttaagttttgattaaaattatatagagtttattagtttttaaaataaacattttgttaaaaaaatatttttgttaaacaAATAAGATgatatgataatattttaagaataattttacattttattatttttaaaaattatcattaaataaattgtaatttttatttaaaaaaaaaaatttgaccaCTTGCTAGTGTCGATCGGGGATTGAGGCTACCAAGAAAGCACCAGAACCAGTGCTCTGTTGGGAGCTTCGATGTTCCTTGGGGAGTTAGAGTTGGGACTCCCTAAAGAAGCACTGATCTGGTGCTTCCCAGAGGACTCAGAGGTAGAGATGGGTGGTTGGTCAGAAGACGTCGTCAGTCAGtttgagagaaagaaaataataaaaaaaataacattttaatattaatatcgTTTAGACGTTCAGacagaatatttattttaaaaattaataaatttttatgaaattttgatcaaaatttaatattatctAAATATTTTACTCTATTTTATACGATAAATCATTTCATTCTCTCAAGACCAATGACATTGTAGACATTTCTTAAAAGTATTAACTTCCAAGTAAAATACATGTAAGTGCATGAACAAAAAGCCGAAAAAGGTGGGACAAGGGAATGAATGTAGTGCAAATACCAAGACCATTTATTGAGACTTATTCTAAACAACGACccaaatattcaaaattgatAACGACAAGTTATCGTAAATAACCTTATGAAGACGTTAGTCCCTCTCCTTAGGCGTAACCTTGGACTCCACCTTCTGGGTCTTTACCTTGGAAGCAAGGAAAGATTCTTCTTCGAGTCAGTTCCGTATATGCTTAACGTTGCGCCTAAAAATCGTAGCCGACTGTTTAACGTCGCTTCTCAGTAAAAGAACCACCGCGCTGACGCCTGCCACTGTTAACATAAAGTTCGTCAACGCCACGACCAGGGATGGAAGCAGAGAGAGAGCCGAGTGGTTTAAAATTGAAGGGGTTTTATTTggagattttttcttttgataatgagattattgatactatcatatattatttaaattaaaattattaataataattaatttaaatttaaatttttatataaatattagtgattttaatatttgttgtATACATTAATATCTATAATGCGCATGcgagatatatatatgtccATCCTTACATTAAATTTTGGAATCTAAGTATGAGACCCATAAATAAATGACGAACAGAAGGAGATCAAACTCAATTTAGAAACATCTTATCTAATGAGAAACACGAAGATTCAAAAGGCAATTAAATTGGAACCTATCCCATTCCCAAGGCTTTGGAAAATagtctttaaaataataatttggtgggtaaaaaatatatataaaaatctaAATATCCAAAGccaatatataaatatataaatattatatatatatatatatatatataatatttatattctcCCAAGTCTCCAACTGCTAATGGAAGTCTATCTTTCATCAGAAAGTGTATAAGTCTACCTGCCAACATCGGCGTCGTTTCcacacaaacaaaaaaaaaaaaagaacaagaaaaacaaaatcaaataaaaaaacaactgCAAACgtctttaaatatatttactctTCTGTGTGTCTGTGTGAGTGTCGtgtctttctctttttaagtttttgtgaaaGAGGAAAACACCCACGATCTTTAACAAAATCATCATCGTCACCACCATTACAAAACAGCCAAAGGACAACAAACGATGATGTTCTTAACTCAGAGAACAAAAACCCAGTAAAGCGAGTGAGTCAACTTGTTGGTTCTTGATGATGACGATGGATCTCGGGGGAACAGGCCCAGGCCAGGCCCGACTAGTGGGAGACTATATACTGGGTCCGAGAATCGGGTCGGGTTCATTCGCGGTGGTTTGGAGGTCAAGGCACAGGCAACATGGGTTGGAAGTAGCTGTTAAAGAGATTGATAAGAAACTCCTGAGCTCTAAAGTCAGTGAAAATCTGTTTAAAGAAATTTCCATTCTCAGCACCATTAATCACCCCAATATCATCCAATTTTTCGAAGCCATTGAGGtctctttttttataatatatatttaatcaatacccactcttttttttctttttaatttttgaattcttCTATGATTGATTAATGGTGTAAATAATGCTGTGGCAGACTGGAGATAAGATTTTTCTAGTGTTGGAGTATTGTGATGGAGGGGATCTTGCGGCTTATATTCATCGACATGGAAAAGTGTCGGAGGAAGTTGCCAGGCATTTTATGAGGCAATTGGgtactaaattttttatttttatagtttCCATGACAATGTTTAGGCTATTGGTTTTTACTTCGGAACCTCATTAATAGTAGTAgcagtttttaaattattaatatttgatggCTGGGCAATTGGGTTTTTTGCAATTTTCAATTCTGTTTTTGCTTTATAATTGTAGTTAGATGCTCTTTATTGCAGTGTTTGGGCAAGTGGGTTTTAGTTGGGAACCTCAAAAAACAGTTAAAAGAAGAAACTTTTGGTTGTTTAGTTAcagtttttaaattaaatgcttAACAGTTAGGGAATGGGTTTTgcaatttttacttttggaaattattttttgtccTGTTTAGCGTGAGTAAGATATTCTTAATTACAGTGTTTAGGCAAATGGATATGATGCCAAACTTAGAAATttgaatcttttctttttctcttttgtttgttCATCTTTATTCTTCAGTTACGGTTGAATTCTGTAGTACTTTTTTAGGTGGTTGGGGCAATTGGAAGTGGGATCTTCGTAGAAATAGTATTTGGCTGTTCAAATTCAAACATATTAATGCTATATAAGTTGGTGGTTAAGAGAGTGAGTATGTTGTTAGTGTTTCTTCGTAGGAGCTCATTTTTTCCCCATATCCCATTGTTTACCCGTTTATATTCATTTGCTATTTGGCTTAttgaaaaatctgaaaatCCCCAATGTGTGTACTATCTCATGCAGCTGCAGGATTGCAAgttcttcaagaaaaacatCTTATTCACCGGGATTTAAAGCCACAGGTGTGGTACTCGATTATCGTAGTTTAGTCTTATATACCCTTAGTAGGATGTTGATTTTCTCGTTAGACTTGTGTTGTTCTTGCTAcaaagtcaaatttagattATTGATATGAGACCCCCAGTGCAGACCGTGTTCTTTGGTTATAGAATGTATATAGTTTAAAAAGACATTTATATGTTAAGTTTTATAGGACTCTGTAATGTACTTCTCTCTTGTTGGATGTGAGTATCTCTGTTTAGTAATTAACTGGCATCTAATAGCTGTAGTTGTCAAGTGATGAAGACTGGATCTTTgtttatcaatttattttctttaaatttgttGCAAGTTTTGCAGAACTTACTACTGTCAACTAAAGGAGCAACTCCACATCTGAAGATAGGAGACTTTGGTTTTGCAAGGTGACCATTTTAATGGCCTTTTACAAATTGGCACGAGAATTAGTTCATCAACCTTACTTCACTTTAAAACCTATTATAACTTCATCTGTTTGttgcttttgatacttttattGGAGAAtttgttttccttctcttctCAATCTCTTCGATCGGAAAAGTCTATTCCCTGCACGTCTGCACCCCATACCCAATACCCCCTCCCCTCTCCCCCACCCTcaataagaagaagaagaaggagaagaagaaggagaagaagaagaagaagaagaataaccTTTTGTCAAAGCCAATGTTGAGAAAATTTGTTGCATGAAACATCTGGTCAGCCATGTTCTTGTGTCATAGTTTAGGCTCCACTGGTTTATGCAGTGAAATCTTCTTCTAGTTTTCAGCAGTTTCAGAATTATATAATCAAGTTTGTGATTTAGATAATTATATGAAGTCTTTGACACATGGATTGttagtttttcataaaatttagtTGATTAACCTTGTGTTGCAGGTCCCTGACACCGCAAGACTTGGCTGATACACTATGTGGTTCACCATTGTACATGGCTCCGGAGATTATTCAGAATCAGAAGTATGATGCAAAGGTGAAACAAGTCTATGGCTTTAGTTCCTCCCTTCCTTCTTCCCTTTGGCTGTTTTCATTTCCTATCTTTACATAGATGTGATACTATATGCAGGCTGATTTGTGGAGTGTTGGGGCAATCTTATTTCAGTTGGTCACTGGGAAGCCACCGTTTAATGGCAATAATCAGTTACAGGTTTCTGGGAGGAGGAATCTGTTCTTCTTATTATCAAAGCTTAAATGCTTCTTGTATTCATTGTGATTCTCTGCTGTACACAGCTGTTCCAGAACATATTGAGATCTACTGAACTGCAGTTTCCAGAAGGCACCTTGGAAGAACTACATCCAGATTGTGTTGATCTTTGCAGAAGCTTGTTACGTCATAATCCAGGTACTGTTTGCTATTAGGCAGGTTTCTGTGCTTAAACTACAACTGTCTTGAGTTtgggtttttatatattgttgagatatttatgctaaaaaatgtgaaaattcGATATAATGCCTGCAATTTGCAAATATTTGGGATTTTTGCTTTTCCTGCATTACTTATCCAAGGGgctttaattaaaattgagcTTCCATTTTCAGTTGAGCGTCTGACATTTGGGGAATTTTTCAATCACAAGTTCCTGGGCGAGTCAAGGTAAAATCTTCTTTAATGTGCATTTGTTGCTCCCTGATTGGACATCTTCTATGATATGTTATCTAAAAGTCAAAGCAATTGAAGCTACTTGGATTGAATTTATTGTATCATTATCTGTAGCGAGGAGGTGCATGTTGAGCGGGCCTCATCAGTTCTGCAATCGAAATCAATGGTTGAGCAGTTTGATTCTTCTGCCTCTGAGAAGAAATCTCAATTATTGTCTGGGCATTCCGTGGACGGATCTAGGCAAAATCCAAAAGCAGCTAGTTCAGTTTTACATGATAGAGTATTACATACAAATGAGCATGGGTGTTCATCCAGTATCAAAGGGAAATCTGTTGATAACCAATGTTCATCAGATCAGCCCACAGGTGAACTATTGAAGAGTGTACTAATTTATGCTcatgtctttttctttttcttttatttttggtaattTCCTTATTTTCCCTTGTATGACCAGTAGCTGATTCAACGGAGTCTATTGAGAAAGATTATGTTCTGGTCAACCCTCATTTTGAATCAATGGAGACTTTTTCTTATTACCTTGACACATCCCTGCAAGATAATTCAAGTATTAAGCTTTTCAAGTGCCCAGCAAAGAAGAGTGACCAGGAATCAGCAGTTGCTGGACAAACAAAGGAGACAACTGGGAGTTCTGCAGGTTCTGTAAAAATTCCACAAGTTCAGGGATTGGATCCACCAGCAACATCGTCTAAATCAGCTTTGTTAATGGAAGTGCAGCAACTTAGCATACTGCATCCTTCAACTAGACTGCAGTTGTTGCATCAGTGTGCACAGGCTATTACCGAACTAGCTCAAGAAAAGGTAAGTTACTGTTGTTGCAGATGACTTTCTTGGTCAAACTGAATTCTCACTTTGTAGTAAGGTTTCTGATATTCTCAGTTGCTTTGAATAGAACTTCTCAAACAGCTGTTGGATGCAGTATAATGCAGGACTGTTTCTAGAATCATTTTCTGTTGAACTTGTTGTCTTGGCTATATGGAAGAAAGCCCTTCAGATCTGCAGCTCTTGGATGAACTCTGCTGCTGAAAATGAGTTACCTGGAAGCAGTTCAGGCAATGAACCTACAAATGTTCAGGGTAGTGCACACTTGTCTCCAAATTCAGAATACAATGTAGATTTTAGCAGGCCTTCATCTGTTGGCATATGGGTGCAGCAACAGTTTATTGTTGCATGTGATCATGCGGAGAAGTTATCATGTCATCTGCAAGATATGGATGGTTAGGCTGTCAATCTGAAatattactttttcttttttatagaatctgaaataatattttgttcttaactTAGTCTCTCAATTGGGTTTTCATCTGATTTAAGATCTGTCAAATATATTGCAGCTACTGCTGAGATGCCTGATGCCATGGATATAATATATGAAAAAGCACTCACTATTGGGAAAAGCGGTGCTGTGAGTAACTTGTGTTCATTCATgtcataatttattttcttctccCTTTGTAGTTGTTACTGATTAATCAAAATGGGTTTTTTCATTGTTCTAGGTAGATGAGTATATGGAGAACAAAGGTAGTGCAGCAGCATCTTACTCTAAAGCAATGCTGTTACTTTCATTTATTATTGCAGAGGCGACGAATTTGCCATTGAAACCACAATTTTCATTGGCTCCTGCCGATAAGATGCGAATTCAGAGGTACATTAACAAGTTGCAGTCTCATCAATGTCAGTTTCTAACATCAGCACCATTTCCTAAGCTGTCTGCAGACTCCCACAACAAGTGATTACTGCTGCTTGTGTACTGATATTTTTAAGACTGCAGCAATTTTTGAATTGTGTTTTATTGACAAGACATAAGGAAATACATGTCTAGGCTGACATTATATGGATATACTTGGACATATATCTAATGTacagaaaaaatatataacaaaacTACTGGCGGTCTGGAGCAAAATGATCTATTTTGCATAGGAGTTGATGTAAATAGTactcttctttctcttgaTATACTGTAAATTTGAATAGAAATTGTAACCTGTACAGTCTTTTTTACTATACATGGATAGAATTCTTTCAATTGAATGTCGGAGCTTTTGAAGCATACTTGATGGATTGTCTAGCCTGACGGCAATCGGTGGGTGTTGATAGTCTAGATGATAGAACCTGCTCATACTAGCTAATATAGCTCTGTGGCAGGCTCAATGCACTAATCCCTGTTGTTTTCTGTAATGAAATTGTAGCACAAAAATTCATATACGACCTGAAATAAAATTGgagaaatcaaaatcatcttcCACAAGCAGCAAAGGACAAGGGTTAGGCAGATCTTATACCGCATCAGGTGGCCTTTTTcatttatgttgaaaaaagCCACACACCTACTTTCAACAATTTGTGCATCATTTGGCTTTTGACAATGAAATTTTAGTCATCGGCTGAAAAGAACAaggaaaataagaattttgagTTGATATATCTAAAGTAGAATACTACAGTTCAGACTTGGAAGAATGGAAAAATAAGGCATAAAAAAGCAGTTAGGGTTTGTAAACCAGTGGATGTACCCTGGCAACTGAAAGGCAAGCAAACCCTTTctgtttaatttttcatttcactGCATCAAAAAAGTTTCAGCTTGTTCCAGGAATATGATCAGCAAGCAAAAGAGGCCATAACTTTGGAGAAAAGAGGCCAAATCAAGGGCCATTCATTACTTAATGCTTCTTATCTAAGTCTATTTCAAAGGAGTTTTTAACTGCAGTTGTGCATGGTCCAGGAAAGTAAATAAGTCAATGTAGACATATAGTACACACACCTACACGAAAAGTCTCGTGAGCTGCAAGTcttaaaattaaacatgaaaggAAATAAGATAAGGGGGGACAATTAGAAATTGCACGCAACAACATATTTCCTTGGTTAATTGCATGCAATAGCGCAAGTCAAGTTGAAGCTTCCCCTTCCAAGCGTATCCTCTTGGGACCTTTCTCTTCACCTTGACTGCCGGCGTTCATCACTTTGTTTTCCTTGGCTTCCACAGAACACCTTTTGTACGGTTTAAATCCTGTTCGGCGGGCCTTAAGCTTTGCATGTTCCAGTCCAATTGTCAGCAGGCCCTCTCCCACAATGTCCTCACCTCTTGACAAACCATTTTTCTCAACCCCTTGACGGTAAGAACAAGATCGCACTGTCTGGCTGTTGAGGTC
Protein-coding sequences here:
- the LOC18613876 gene encoding serine/threonine-protein kinase ATG1a isoform X2, with translation MMTMDLGGTGPGQARLVGDYILGPRIGSGSFAVVWRSRHRQHGLEVAVKEIDKKLLSSKVSENLFKEISILSTINHPNIIQFFEAIETGDKIFLVLEYCDGGDLAAYIHRHGKVSEEVARHFMRQLAAGLQVLQEKHLIHRDLKPQNLLLSTKGATPHLKIGDFGFARSLTPQDLADTLCGSPLYMAPEIIQNQKYDAKADLWSVGAILFQLVTGKPPFNGNNQLQLFQNILRSTELQFPEGTLEELHPDCVDLCRSLLRHNPVERLTFGEFFNHKFLGESSEEVHVERASSVLQSKSMVEQFDSSASEKKSQLLSGHSVDGSRQNPKAASSVLHDRVLHTNEHGCSSSIKGKSVDNQCSSDQPTADSTESIEKDYVLVNPHFESMETFSYYLDTSLQDNSSIKLFKCPAKKSDQESAVAGQTKETTGSSAGSVKIPQVQGLDPPATSSKSALLMEVQQLSILHPSTRLQLLHQCAQAITELAQEKNFSNSCWMQYNAGLFLESFSVELVVLAIWKKALQICSSWMNSAAENELPGSSSGNEPTNVQGSAHLSPNSEYNVDFSRPSSVGIWVQQQFIVACDHAEKLSCHLQDMDATAEMPDAMDIIYEKALTIGKSGAVDEYMENKGSAAASYSKAMLLLSFIIAEATNLPLKPQFSLAPADKMRIQRYINKLQSHQCQFLTSAPFPKLSADSHNK
- the LOC18613876 gene encoding serine/threonine-protein kinase ATG1a isoform X3, producing the protein MMTMDLGGTGPGQARLVGDYILGPRIGSGSFAVVWRSRHRQHGLEVAVKEIDKKLLSSKVSENLFKEISILSTINHPNIIQFFEAIETGDKIFLVLEYCDGGDLAAYIHRHGKVSEEVARHFMRQLAAGLQVLQEKHLIHRDLKPQNLLLSTKGATPHLKIGDFGFARSLTPQDLADTLCGSPLYMAPEIIQNQKYDAKADLWSVGAILFQLVTGKPPFNGNNQLQLFQNILRSTELQFPEGTLEELHPDCVDLCRSLLRHNPVERLTFGEFFNHKFLGESSEEVHVERASSVLQSKSMVEQFDSSASEKKSQLLSGHSVDGSRQNPKAASSVLHDRVLHTNEHGCSSSIKGKSVDNQCSSDQPTVADSTESIEKDYVLVNPHFESMETFSYYLDTSLQDNSSIKLFKCPAKKSDQESAVAGQTKETTGSSAGSVKIPQVQGLDPPATSSKSALLMEVQQLSILHPSTRLQLLHQCAQAITELAQEKYNAGLFLESFSVELVVLAIWKKALQICSSWMNSAAENELPGSSSGNEPTNVQGSAHLSPNSEYNVDFSRPSSVGIWVQQQFIVACDHAEKLSCHLQDMDATAEMPDAMDIIYEKALTIGKSGAVDEYMENKGSAAASYSKAMLLLSFIIAEATNLPLKPQFSLAPADKMRIQRYINKLQSHQCQFLTSAPFPKLSADSHNK
- the LOC18613876 gene encoding serine/threonine-protein kinase ATG1a isoform X1, whose translation is MMTMDLGGTGPGQARLVGDYILGPRIGSGSFAVVWRSRHRQHGLEVAVKEIDKKLLSSKVSENLFKEISILSTINHPNIIQFFEAIETGDKIFLVLEYCDGGDLAAYIHRHGKVSEEVARHFMRQLAAGLQVLQEKHLIHRDLKPQNLLLSTKGATPHLKIGDFGFARSLTPQDLADTLCGSPLYMAPEIIQNQKYDAKADLWSVGAILFQLVTGKPPFNGNNQLQLFQNILRSTELQFPEGTLEELHPDCVDLCRSLLRHNPVERLTFGEFFNHKFLGESSEEVHVERASSVLQSKSMVEQFDSSASEKKSQLLSGHSVDGSRQNPKAASSVLHDRVLHTNEHGCSSSIKGKSVDNQCSSDQPTVADSTESIEKDYVLVNPHFESMETFSYYLDTSLQDNSSIKLFKCPAKKSDQESAVAGQTKETTGSSAGSVKIPQVQGLDPPATSSKSALLMEVQQLSILHPSTRLQLLHQCAQAITELAQEKNFSNSCWMQYNAGLFLESFSVELVVLAIWKKALQICSSWMNSAAENELPGSSSGNEPTNVQGSAHLSPNSEYNVDFSRPSSVGIWVQQQFIVACDHAEKLSCHLQDMDATAEMPDAMDIIYEKALTIGKSGAVDEYMENKGSAAASYSKAMLLLSFIIAEATNLPLKPQFSLAPADKMRIQRYINKLQSHQCQFLTSAPFPKLSADSHNK